The Coffea arabica cultivar ET-39 chromosome 6e, Coffea Arabica ET-39 HiFi, whole genome shotgun sequence genome contains the following window.
AACTGCCTTTTAAATTTGTGGAAAGGGAGGGATTTCTAGATTTTTGTCTAGTTATGCAGCCACGGTTTGAAATGCCATCACGTAGAACTGTAACTAGAGACTGCCATAAGCTTTTTTTAGATGAGAAGAAAAGTTTGAAGGCATACTTTGAAACTTTATCCTCCCGCATTTGTCTCACCACTGATGCTTGGACATCCATTCAAAATCTGAATTATTTGTGTTTGACAGCTCACTTCATTGATGATAAATGGAAATTGCACAAAAAGATTTTAAGTTTCTGTCCTATTACAAGTCATGCGGGTGAAGTTATAGGTCGGACAGTAGAAAAATGCTTGTTTGATTGAAAAATTAGTAAAGTTTTGACTGTTACggtatgtgagaacccgtaacttttccatttgttaggtttataatttttctaggctttctaatattcaatggcttgtttctacactttctgtatccggaaaattttctagattatttttatgagtaaatatagtttttggatgatttttctagtatcgaatagattttgagaaattaagaatatatattggacgtaggacccactagtgcgaaaagttcggaaaaattcggccaattaggtgaAATTCCGAATACTGTGTAAACcgaatactgtgtaaaatttatcgggtattaagagataagtagagtgtgtgaaatgattgatgtgagagagaaaaagaagtgataagattgcattaatggagtgacaagtgtcacacaaccattggttggactttgttggcaactattcacacttttgacttttgactaaattgagtaaatatcttgaaaaaattgctcaaaattcaccatttcttctcctcatatggccggctctctctctccaaaaggaagcaagaaactcttcaagttttagctccaatcttgctcaaggtgaactatccaaccatttgatcttgcaattactccataaaatccctttagttagtgatagtgagtgatttggtgaagctttcttggagagctaaggtgtcctactacttcctctctcttaatttcttggtaagtgatgcttgaacaccctactacacctaatgatgtttagggtatgcttagaagtagcttgagtgatggtatatgtgatttatttcttgatttgaagagttttggtgaagttttccattttatgatgaattttctggtttcatatgatcttgatggtgtggttgttttttatggttggtaataaggggctttgactctagtaggtgtgaattgatgagaaatgcaatcaattttggatttggaatgaaatgtgaaaagttagggttcatgaacccctaatctgtccgaaattttaggtcatagatagaggccgaattggactttgctcaaaacatgaaagttgtaggtattgatgagtttgaagtgcctgcaaaattgtagggaatttggagtagtatagagtgagttatgccgtttttactgttgctgtttttggtgaacagaatgtccgaactgcgatagtaattgcctgttttgactggaattggtttggatttggttgttggtgtcttctgatgaaatgtagcttgatgtattagctttcatatgcctttggaatcaatgcatttggtcctgtgtaggctgagatagacgtattacagttttctgtgatttgggaacctgcaactacggttctggcttggttttctgcatttttgacctagttgtgctaggatttggactgagaggccttctacattgttgtagctctgtcttttagcttcgagatggtgggtcttacgccctcatccgataagcgtagtgcattttgtgccattaccgcttttggaggccaaaaactgtttttgtgttgggacaaatgagttccatgtcttgaatttctggtttgctattatgcttgtctatgcatatgaaaccctattggggttgtgattggtatggctttatgattcgttatcgagtctcattgtacttgtttgcatgttttaaggcttactcttattccggtcatttcctagttaacttttgtacttgtattactttgagcctagtgaacggcttttgggaagtgagatgacttttgtgtgaggttttgggactgatttgaggaactaatgaagccttaatggctggaaaagtaagaaatttaggggaaatgctgtccgattttctaggccatttggttctttaagttggatttgccttttgatggaaatgaagggcttttgggttgttgaccctaggtcttcatgttatctttttgtttccaagaaaatcatgtttttgcacccttgcattagtatttttttgggcaaggcgtacgacgtatagtcgagcctcacttgtgcattccgtttacgcgattttggatatgaaaccttcaattggtttattttgattattttagggtttcttggcgattaaggccaatctgaagtgaaacttttgaagttgaatctgtgagtgtaccactcccctccattgctgtttaacttgatttctgctctgcaatctgtttatttgttcgagacgagggtgtactttatcacactcgttctctagtctgttcatatgccaatttactatgcaaaatttgaatctattatctgtgtctgcatctgttcggatttctatgacctatgagctcaatcctgtggctaagttattcgagtcgggccggcaagggtctggacgattagataacgaaccacggtagtctgttcggggattttgggtattgagacccttgattccgggtatactcgagtattaccatttctgttcggttacggtgagcgggcccggtaaaggggtgtttggtggacggaattcggtgtaaagaggggtctacggacgcgttggttctatatacgttgacggagagtcaactggtttggatcaagtactgcgctggaaaatttggctcctgagagccacccgtatccttctgatttgaatcattggttcttttGTTTTACCTCtgacatgtgtacctgatttgataaatgtgaaatgccatgattttaatgctatctgtttggtacctcattgagcgcaagctcacccctttctgttctttttgttttccttacaggaaaataaacccttttggtctggatttgacaaatggctgccaaattgagctagttgaacatatcttttgcatagctcatgtattaaaaccctaagtgtacttttggggcgtttgtttttgatttggcaaaccgtgtgtatatattaacttttgaaacttttgtatgtcattttgattggtaaacgctaaagttcagatatgaatgtttgttggctatttcggttggattctgacgggtgggtcactattcatggccgactccggatttcattttttttattttattttattttattttattttggattattttaccattttgactcgtttacgctcgttcgtaagttccggatcgctatagatagttctagtctgcatcgtgagtcctggcgagagttgggcaggcagtccgctcacccctttggttcgccttaggggaaagtggggctgttacacggTAGACAATGCTAGCTCAAATGACACTTGTTTGCAATATTTGGGAAGAAGGCTTATTAATTGGAAAGGTACTGTCTTAAATGGAGAATACTTGCATATGAGATGTGCTGCCCATGTTTTGAATTTGACGGTTAGGGAGGGATTGAAAGACTTGGAAGACTCTATTGTTAGGATTCGATCAGCTGTGAGATATGTTAGGTCTTCACCTGCTAGAGCTCAAAGATTCAAATCTTGcatagaaaaagaaagaatcgAAAGTAAAAGCCTTGTATGCCTTGATGTTGAAACTAGGTGGAATTCCACATTTTTAATGTTAGAGGCTGCTCTAAAATTTCAAAAGGCATTTGAGTTGCTAGAAACTGTGGATAGCAAATATGTCGAAGAGTTGACTCCCCAAAGTGAGAATGATACTCGTAAGAGTTCTAAGATGAGGGGTGTGCCAACTGAGATGGATTGAGAGTATGCAAAAGATTTGTTgccttttcttcaaattttttatgattctACTGTGAAAATGTCGGGCTCACGTTATGTGACaggaaatgtatatatgaatgaaATTTTTGGCATTGGTGGTCTTCTTAATTCATTTCAAGAAAGTGATGACTTTGGTTTGTCAACTATGGCCGGaaatatgaagaaaaaataTGACAAATATTGGGGTAATGTTGAAAGGATTAACATATTGATTCTGATTGCTGTTGTTCTTGATCCCCGGCATAAACTAAGTTATGTTCAATGGGCTATTGATGAGGCATATGATCCTAAGAATGCTGAAATTTTAAAAGTTAAGGTGGAAAAGGTGTTACATTCCCTATTTGACTTTTATTCTGCTGAAAAATCACCTCATAGGGAAGTGATAAGTCAAAATCAGTTTAGGGAAATGGATAAAATGGATGTTGATACAGTTACAGTTAAAGGGGCATCAGATTACATGCATGCAAAGTATTCTCAAAAAGCTGATACATTGGATAGCACTCACAATAAAACGGAATTGGACATCtatttgatggaaatgaaggaagattTTCACTGTCCAAACTTTCATATATTGGATTGGTGGAAAAATAATGCTCATAGGTTCCAAGTTCTTGCTGCAATTGCTAGAGATGTATTAGCTATTCCAGTGTCTACTGTTGCCTCGGAGTCTGCTTTTAGTACGGGAGGCCGTGTGTTGGATTCTTTCCGAAGCTCTTTAACTCCAAGAATGGTGGAGGCTATAATTTGTGGACAAGATTGGCTTCGCAAGGGTATTCAACCAATTGATTTGGAAGAAAGTATAACTGAGCTTGAGGAAATGGAATCGGGTAATACTATTCATATCTTGTTAGCATtgcattcaaaattttcttattcattTGAGCTTCAACTTGTGCTAATATGTTTCTtggttgtttttattttttgaaaatttttttttaggtttgACAGAGGAGCATTCTATTATTAATATTGAAGATTGATGATTCTTGAAGATTGTACTCCTTAATGTGTTGTAGAAGGTTAAGGTGATTGTAGCTGGAATTGGGAAATTTTGTTGTATTTCTAACTTTATGGCTTGGTGTTGTATTTCTAACTTTATGGCTTGGTGTGGAACTAAATAGTTTGAATGCTGCTATTGTCTTTGTCTCTGTTTTGGGCTGGACGTACGGCAGGTTCATCTTCTAAGATGAAATTgcaaatttgtttgtttttgctATTGTCTTTGTCTTTGCATTCATTCAGGAATTTTCATTCTTTAATAGGGGCGGGTACCCTATGACCCGCCCCTATTTTTCGGGTACCCGAGGGCAAGCGGAGCTGATTAGGGTCAAAAAAGTAGTGACCCGACATGTTAGGGTCCGATCAGCCATTTGACGTTcggggcgggtacccgacccgtgccCACCCAGTCATGCAATCAAGAGGTACAGCCACCACTTAACACGCTCAGTCCACTGTCAACTCGTGAATCACGcagttatattttttattattttccatTGGTACAAAGTTCGAAGTCAATTGGATGTATCCAGCACAAACAGGCAAATCAGAGCTCATACGTCTTGATTTGGTCCGATCAGGCTAATTCTAGATCATTGCTGtacaaaaaagaaaatcgaCAATTATTGATTTGACAGAGGTGGTTCTAAAACCATAATTGAAGTATACTTtctttatatctttttttttgatatttatgtatttttaaTGATGTAATCTTTTTAAATTCTTTATGGTGACATACGATtatataaattaattaattaatcagGTATAGTATTAATAAAGCTACTATTATATTGCTGAAGACTAAAATAAATCATATTAAAACTACTAGTATTAAAGATATTAAATGACGAACAATTAAAGTTACGGATTTATAGTGCAACTGtcccccaaaaaaagaaagaaagagcgAAAGAGCAGAGCATAGTTCAATAGTCTTGTTggggaccaaaaaaaaaaaaatacgtcACCTATATTATAATTTCGCTGGATATTCTTGTAGATTTTTCATTCACAATTTGTGAGGATTGACAATACTAATCCCAGATGCAGAAGTACCTGTAACATTGCACATTAAGGTGGCGTTTGGTTCGCACATTGGAATCGGATTTGGATTCTGAATCGGATATCCTAGGTTTAAAATAAGGTCATTCATTCCAATACATTTGTTTGATTCATGTACCTGAAATGTGTATTAttactatagttgatgtttggCTTGTCAGCTCTTTCTGAAtgaaatataataaatatattataaaccaCATCGTAAATGATAGTCATTGGCTCTTTGTAAAtgggatataagaaatttttactaattaaatatattagaataaatgtattagtaaatttagtataactaattaataatttctattagtaaacatatataattattagtataattgaaaatatcaattatattacataaattaatatacattatataatacatataactaataataatattattataagtttgtaactaattaaattaaatattatatataattaaatataaatatacaaatgttataatataaatatataattataattatataattatataatatatacaaatattaattatactgatattttatataaatataatatatattacatattaaatatagttattattatatattattatatttaaaataataataattattataattatataacttattaatattatatgcatatatatattataaatatatgcacatataatatacatttataaatattcatatatattataaataaattattatataatattaataaattaataatatatattatataaatataattaactaaataattatataatataataatatcattattatatgtttgtaactaattaaattaaatattatatataattaattataattatagaaatgttataatataattatataattataattatatcaTATATAAATACTAATTGTACTAATACTTTATATAAATGTAATGCATATTATtattaaatatagttattattaaatattattatatttaaaataataaatataaatataaatatataatttattaatattacatacatatataaatatatattataattatatgtacatataatatacatttataaatatacatatatattataaatatattattatataatattaatcaatttataatatatactatataaatataattatattaactaaataattataatatatatttatataatattctaatgttataataaaatatataattataatatattatatatatgtgtatatattataatataaatattaatatataatatatataaatattaattatactaaatattatgtaattataagattttgaaatcacacttgggttttggacaaaacccatCAACTTACTAAGGAATGGTGGAATGCTAAATTTTTAGCTatcattccaaaattttaattCCGATAGTAATAAACCAAACATGAATTATGGGGTTTATTTCAATTCCCCATTCCGAAACCTTTTTACCAAACGCCACCTAAGTActagagattttaaaaatttataaagTACAAGGGTCAAAACTTTAGAGAACTGATAGATCTACAAGTTACTTCAGTTAGATCTACATTAGTTTACTTTGTGTAAGAAGTATAAAACGTATGCGTGAAACATGGATTAGTTTGTGCAAGAAGTATAAAACGTATGCCTGAATCATATGGAcgacttttttcttttcaaagaaaattcaattagaaagcattgaatttcaAAGAGGGTAACAACTGCTAAGGGGTATCTAATTGTGTATAAAAAGTAAATTACTAAAGATATATGTTCACTCGAGCAATTTGCTAAAGTTCGGTATAGTACTTATCCAAAGATATATGTGCATTCAAGAATCATTGAGGATCAGTATCTTTAATCCGTTAATGAATACACCATTGCCTAAAAAATCCTGAGCATTTGGAGTTGGAAGCATTTGATTAGAAgtctatttcttttcctttcgaAATTGCATAATTCTCCTAGAATTAGACCATTCGACCCAAACatgatttcataaaataaagaaTCGTAACACATCCTTGAATTATGAACTAAATTGACTTTGATAGTTTAAGCAGATCAAGAAAGATAAAACTAACTTTTATTACCACTTAATCTCTTTATATCCTTGTCTCTGTATAAGTGAATCCTTATCAAGATACAAAATTATTAATGACAATCTAAtaccaaatttaaaattttccattttattaagagaggcttatatatatatatatatatatatatatatatatatatatatatatatatatgtatgtatgtatagtTGTAATGAAATAAGCCATGAATTAACTAtttttaatcaatttaatttaaatatttgacTTACACTtagtatattaaattttttattctatTGTATCACTTTTCATTCCAAAAAATATAAGCTTTAAAACAGAAAAAGTATCCGTGCAAATGCACCGGTGAATATCTAGTTAAAGAATAAATACAAGTAGAGTTTATTTCCACATTAatcttttttagaaaaaaaaactccCAGTGTGATGCTCTTTCACAAATTGTTATCTTTTTAATCTCTTTTATGCAATCTAAATTTCCATCTTAATGTTGTGAGACCTCATATCAATAAATCTCCTCCTTGTtctaagggataatttcacaaacctttCCTAAAAGTTTTGACAATTGCATTTAGATCCCTTTACCTCTAAAAAATTCATAGTAGTTGTGAGTTTTATGTGGCTAATGCAAGGGAAAAAATTCATATTAATACCTCAAATTTCCCTTAAGgagtttttatatttaaatcaaattattcaatgaatatatttttgtttttctcataGTCTTAAATAGTCTTGCCTCAGGCCTAAATCATTTCCTCCATATTCCTTTGGCCAAATTTGCAATCGTATATTTGTGTTAGGAGCTGTTGATTGAACTTTGGCCGGAGAAAAAATGATAGCAAATGGAAAGAGTGAGATACAGGTCAATTAAAAAACATGATTAACACTAGAATTTGTGAGACATTGAGACTTGGATTATATAATGGATAAGAAAACTTGAATAGGGGAAAAAAGGTGGATTGAAACTATACGAAAGAAGTAGCATAGCAGTGATACAGTATTTGGTGCTGGGATTCTCGGTGATATGTTTTTTAAGTTTGATAGGCATTTTATTACTTTTGGGAAGATTATTATAATCATTTTGAGTCCTTAGAAAAGCAAGGAAGTATAATATTTGAATATAGAGGTGGGCAACATGAGATTATCAGAAATCTTGgaagaagtttttgaaattatcctttgCTGTaatactattctttttttttttctaccttGTGATTATTGATTTCCATATTCACACTCGAAATGCTAAGGCAAAAAGCAAAATTcaaggatgaaaaatgaaagaaaaagacaaggcAATAAACATAGGGAAAGACTCTAGATTTGATTAATGctaaaatattataaaatgattatagcatttcttttaattttttatgagtaacatttttttaaaaaaaaaaattagtagggGAATGATGGGATTAAAGAAGTGAAAAGAGAACAGGGAGATCTAAATTCAGGATCTCTAATTCCTGGGAGTAACATGATAATATTATTTCTAAAATTCCAATATCAAATCCTATTGGTTTAATATAAAGGAACTTGGATGATTGAAGtgtttaaaatataaaatacttCTTAACTATAGTATCTTATTCATTAGTCAAATGTGGAATCTTATGTTTgttgcccctttcttttttgctttgaATTTGGGTTTTTTGGCGTTGAATTTTAAGTATGAATTGAGTAAGATTATAGCATGAGAAGGTTCATTTAATTAAAGTCTTCTTGCATTTAAAATGGGAGCTTACCTCacataaaaaagattaaaatggtaATAATTTACAAAAGAGCATCATAGTGGGAACATTTTTCCTAAAAAAGGTCATTTCAGAAATAAATTCCGTGAATCCATGGTTTCATATGGGTTTTCTTTTCATGCACGTGATTAACATCATGTATCTTATCATTTCGATGAGGATTATTAACATCCAAGTCCTAGAGCCTGATTGCATTAGTACTATCCTTGGCCTTGGGTATACTATCACAAGTTCCTCCCTGTAAAGGTTGCAATGCGTTTTAAGAGAGTGAGAATTAAGTATATCacgggggaaaaaaaaagaattaatggCAAAGTAACTTACCAGAACAACCAACAGATGGAGGAGGATAATCCGACAAGCAAGTCCTTTGGAATCCATCAATTGTTAGGTTTTATATCCCTTGCAACTCCTCCTTTGAAGGTTCTTTTTCAAATACTCGATTAAAATATGACCCCTTGAAAGATAGTGTTTCTTATTGAGATTGAAAAATGAACCAAATTACTTGATACTCAAATCAAATTTGGCTAAATAAAAGTTTGTTTGAACTTAGTTTGCCaactaatcaaatcaaaatttaagaaGTATTATTATGTGTTAGATTAACTATCAAATTTGGCATTAACTTGGCTTGATTAACATAAAATTAGAATTTACAAGTAAAAAAATTCAAGTTACTCAAGTTCGACTCATATATTCGATTCTATAAAAGCCCATTTGAGTTCGGCTTAATTAATAAACAAGTCAAGTTTGAAGATCTtcctcttaaaaaaaattttaaaaaaatcaagtttgaatacAGTTTGAAGTTTATtaaataatcaaacaagtttGAATACTATAACATTGAATCTAGTAGATCTAGACAAAATCACTAAATTTATTTTAGACCATCACTAAATTCTATGGGGTGCATTTGGTACCCCATAGAATTGGGGTTTAGAATTAGAATTGGAACCCCAATTCTAATTCTTGTGTTTGGGTTCTATCTTTTTTGTAGAATTAGAATCGAATTACAATTCCAAATCAATCGAATTCCATGGTTCCAATTCTTTGGCTGGACCAAagaattccaattccaattccacAACTAAACGGGTCCACACGCGGATCTAGTACGGGTCAAAAATTAAAATCGGGTCAAAGGATATTGGCACCCCTTTCTTCCTGTCTAACTCACCATTTTCCTCAGCCGCTAGGGCTCTGCTCTCCACCATCACTTCCACCTGCAATCCTAATATCTTACCTTTCCCACCACCGTCTCACCCCTGCCTTCCATTTCTCTGGCCACTTCCTCCATCCTTCGCCACTCTCGCCACTGTCCACCCCATATTTCAGACACATTTAGGGCTTGTGAGACACCCAGGAAGGATAATGCGAACGCAACACAGCAGAGGAGCACCTTTTGGTCTCTGAGATTTTGCCGCTACTATTGTCCCGAATCGAAATGGCCTGTGCGGAACTTTGAGCCTAAAGATGTACTAACACATGGCAACCTCGAATAGGGTACCGGTGGTTCGCGCTAAACACCCATCATATTAGGGAAATTACAAGCCAAGTTGGTAAGAGTTGTTTCTTAATTTTTCCAGCATCAAAATAATCTACTATCAGAATAATCTCTTAATCTTTCCAGCATCTTTCTAGcacataattatttttttgcttcaaaaaaaaaagaaaattatgattaattttttcaattaatcATTGGTTATGGGCTTTATTACATAGCTTTTTTTTCATTGGATACATTGCAatggtttgttttgttttgtgaaGGTAAATTTGTCTAAATTTTTGCCAATCAaacagcatttttttttttttttgtattttctgaTATTTTGCTCTAGTATTTTTGGCTTCTAGATTTATGCTGTTAataaggattaaaaaaaaaagcacaagttgatcgtttgtttcctttttcttattttgggtttgagTTCAATTAGTTAAATCGAGTCCAAGTTTAGGACATCtctgataagagtttattttacgtatttttagtgtgttttattagttaattttggtttgattatttagtttaataactaaaataactaaggttttggtaaaaaactacattttatgttaaaatggctaaacattgcattttatggatttttatgggaaaaacttcatattttgtaagtttaatgattcaatcatcaaatgaagtgtattgagaagatatttggatgattgaagatggattaaaatggtgaaaataaatgaccagtgtttagtatttcgatcatatctcaggctacaaagctcagatttggatgattcttgaagaattggaaagctaactcaaagggctacaactttggtgttttacaaaaaagccagttcagcctttatgatagagaaaatcgcagctgaagtaaggacaaagtgaatacgcgagtacacaaaatgtgacttgtaaccgcgttttgtgtaggcgcgttttccggccgcaattctgcaattttgctcagtcaattctcttgtgctctgactactttccagctacaatctgcaagagaattcggtgcacatgctttagaagacaaaagggcaagaaagttggcatattttcaagtcaaaaacaatggctattgactatcttaacaatttcagatttggaaatcaaatgcAGCAAATTTGGACCAATGGAAAAGGAGCTTTTGGAGCAGTTTTATATAGGGAGCAACCAGGACATGCAGaatatacgggagaagcttgaggagtgcagaaatgtagttcttccatttccttagtgtaggatagtgtagtaagtgtagttcatccactcttgtatattatctagattaggatgaaaatggaggatgaagaaggcaaggaagaaagctcatgtgacaagggttgtattccttccaaactctttatcttttgtatttgattccaagtttagttaatatacaagttctggaatttatgttatttatgtgtctctaaggtttataccttgggtttggttgaacttcctataattgttagtgtttattatttggttatttgattgctatgatttgagcaaattatttagtactttggctctttaaatcatgattaatctggtaccattaattgtgattatctaaggtgttgtttctacaatgaaaattgagatttaacattagttcaagaagtgctaaacatagggagtacactcacgaaagtagaggtgcacctatgtggtttttagtgatttatttcatgtaatttcattgaagaa
Protein-coding sequences here:
- the LOC140009762 gene encoding zinc finger BED domain-containing protein RICESLEEPER 2-like, translating into MRCAAHVLNLTVREGLKDLEDSIVRIRSAVRYVRSSPARAQRFKSCIEKERIESKSLVCLDVETRWNSTFLMLEAALKFQKAFELLETVDSKYVEELTPQSENDTRKSSKMRGVPTEMD